A DNA window from Brassica napus cultivar Da-Ae chromosome C1, Da-Ae, whole genome shotgun sequence contains the following coding sequences:
- the LOC111202323 gene encoding fasciclin-like arabinogalactan protein 2, with translation MAYLRRAAAALIIIMFQLLSLSNAHNITKILAKNPDFSTFNHYLSATHLADEINRRQTITVLAVDNSAMNSILSKGYSLYTIRNILSLHVLVDYFGAKKLHQITDGSTSTASMFQSTGSATGTSGYVNITDIKGGKVAFGVQDDDSQLTARYIKSIFEKAYNISVLHISQVLTSPEAEAPTASPSDLILTTILEKQGCKAFSDMLKTTGADKTFQDTVDGGLTVFCPSDSAVGKFAPKFKALSAANKTALVLYHGMPVYQSLQMLRSGNGAVNTLATEGNNKFDFTVQNDGEEVTLETDVVTAKLTGTLKDQEPLIIYKIDKVLLPREIYKAVKASAPAPKSSKHKPKNAEADEDADGPSADAPSDDDGEVADDKNGAVTVTRNNVLVTAIVGLCFGVWLM, from the coding sequence ATGGCTTATCTCCGGCGAGCAGCCGCCGCattgattattattatgttCCAACTCTTGTCTCTCTCAAACGCCCACAACATAACCAAAATCTTGGCCAAAAACCCTGACTTCTCCACTTTCAACCACTACCTCTCGGCCACCCATCTCGCCGACGAGATCAACCGCCGTCAAACTATCACCGTCTTGGCCGTTGACAACTCAGCAATGAACTCAATCCTCTCCAAAGGCTACTCACTCTACACCATCCGCAACATTCTCTCCCTCCACGTCCTCGTCGATTACTTCGGAGCCAAGAAGCTCCACCAGATCACAGACGGCTCCACCTCCACCGCGTCCATGTTCCAGTCCACCGGATCCGCCACGGGAACTTCCGGCTACGTCAACATCACCGACATCAAAGGCGGGAAAGTTGCTTTCGGTGTCCAAGACGACGACAGTCAACTCACGGCTCGCTACATCAAATCCATCTTCGAGAAGGCTTACAACATCTCCGTCCTTCACATCAGCCAAGTCTTGACCTCGCCGGAAGCAGAGGCTCCCACCGCGAGCCCTAGCGATCTCATCCTCACCACGATTCTCGAAAAGCAAGGATGCAAAGCTTTCTCCGACATGTTGAAAACCACCGGAGCCGACAAGACGTTTCAAGACACCGTCGACGGAGGCTTGACGGTGTTCTGTCCTTCCGACAGCGCCGTCGGGAAATTCGCGCCGAAGTTCAAAGCTCTCTCCGCGGCGAACAAGACGGCGTTGGTGTTGTACCACGGCATGCCGGTTTACCAGTCGTTGCAGATGCTTAGATCAGGTAACGGCGCTGTTAACACGTTGGCGACTGAGGGTAACAACAAGTTTGACTTCACGGTTCAGAACGACGGAGAGGAAGTGACGCTTGAGACGGACGTTGTGACGGCGAAGTTAACAGGGACGTTAAAGGACCAAGAGCCGTTGATTATTTACAAGATAGATAAAGTTTTGTTGCCGAGAGAGATCTATAAGGCCGTTAAGGCGTCTGCTCCAGCACCTAAATCAAGTAAGCATAAGCCTAAGAACGCGGAGGCTGATGAAGACGCTGACGGACCAAGCGCTGATGCTCCGTCAGATGATGACGGTGAGGTTGCTGATGATAAAAATGGTGCCGTTACGGTTACACGAAACAATGTTCTTGTGACGGCGATTGTGGGGCTCTGTTTTGGAGTTTGGCTCATGTGA